A window of the Halichoerus grypus chromosome 2, mHalGry1.hap1.1, whole genome shotgun sequence genome harbors these coding sequences:
- the MED10 gene encoding mediator of RNA polymerase II transcription subunit 10 isoform X2 codes for MAEKFDHLEEHLEKFVENIRQLGIIVSDFQPSSQAGLNQKLNFIVTGLQDIDKCRQQLHDITVPLEVFEYIDQGRNPQLYTKECLERALAKNEQVKGKIDTMKKFKSLLIQELSKVFPEDMAKYRSIRGEDHPPS; via the exons ATGGCGGAGAAGTTCGACCACCTGGAGGAACACCTGGAGAAGTTTGTGGAGAACATCCGGCAGCTCGGCATCATTGTCAGTGACTTCCAGCCCAGCAGCCAGGCCGGGCTCAACCAGAAGCT GAATTTTATCGTTACTGGCTTACAGGATATTGATAAGTGCAGGCAGCAGCTTCATGACATTACTGTGCCTTTAGAAGTTTTTGA ATACATAGATCAAGGACGAAACCCCCAGCTCTACACCAAAGAGTGCCTGGAGAGGGCTCTGGCCAAAAATGAACAAGTCAAAGGCAAGATCGACACAATGAAG aaatTTAAAAGTCTGTTGATTCAAGAACTTTCTAAAGTTTTTCCTGAAGACATGGCTAAGTATCGAAGCATCCGAGGGGAGGACCACCCCCCTTCCTAA